One window from the genome of Echinicola vietnamensis DSM 17526 encodes:
- a CDS encoding patatin-like phospholipase family protein — protein MNFNQNIGLALSGGGVRGIAHLGVLKALEEIGIRPSRVSGTSAGAIVGALYCQGLKPDAILDIIISTNYFKFLRPAISWTGILKMDTLEQLFEVHLPENTFESLEIPLTITATEISRGKVVYFSQGELIKPLMASCCIPGIFDPIKIGDKFYIDGGALNNLPVEPLEGHCEDIIGVNCNHLHEEDNISNMKRLIERTVIMSMNYNVYTRKNKCDFFIEPQGLARYGVFDIKKAADIFAAGYESAQRFITYNEGLLKLGEVNQ, from the coding sequence GTGAACTTTAATCAAAATATCGGATTAGCACTGTCAGGTGGTGGGGTGAGGGGAATCGCTCACCTCGGCGTTTTGAAGGCCCTGGAAGAAATAGGCATCAGGCCCAGTAGGGTGTCCGGCACCAGTGCAGGAGCAATTGTGGGAGCGCTTTATTGCCAAGGGCTAAAGCCAGATGCCATTTTGGACATCATCATCAGTACCAACTATTTTAAATTCTTGCGGCCTGCGATCAGCTGGACCGGGATTTTGAAAATGGATACTTTAGAACAGCTTTTTGAGGTGCATTTGCCGGAAAACACCTTCGAAAGCCTTGAGATACCTTTGACCATTACCGCCACCGAGATCAGTAGAGGAAAAGTAGTGTACTTTTCCCAAGGGGAGCTGATCAAGCCATTGATGGCCTCTTGTTGTATTCCTGGGATATTTGATCCCATTAAAATAGGAGATAAATTCTATATTGATGGCGGTGCGTTAAACAACCTGCCTGTAGAGCCGCTGGAAGGACACTGTGAGGATATCATCGGGGTAAACTGTAACCACCTTCACGAGGAAGATAATATTTCGAACATGAAACGGTTAATTGAGCGTACGGTGATCATGTCCATGAATTATAATGTCTATACCCGTAAAAATAAGTGTGACTTTTTTATCGAACCCCAAGGCTTGGCCCGGTATGGTGTCTTTGATATCAAGAAAGCAGCCGATATCTTTGCGGCTGGATATGAATCGGCCCAGCGTTTTATTACCTATAATGAAGGTTTGTTAAAGCTCGGTGAAGTAAATCAATAA
- a CDS encoding gliding motility-associated C-terminal domain-containing protein, which produces MKPRISLYCFFIWCMYMLPVLPVHGQLTTVGKEFWVGFMDNNTDGRNGKAVIVISANEPAKGTIDLSGIAAGMVYSFDLAKGESYTMRVPEYDLDLLHRNSGIKENKGIFITSTGKVSVFAFNERFKSADGTVVLPKRTLGKDYLVTSHYEITPNTTPGAEMNVNDESTLLVVGVEDHTTVEITPSVNTIDGKQADVPFTVLLQAGESYQLKAKGDLTGSRVRVRDDQSSDCKNIAVFGGNKWSGVGECGSAPDHLFQQMYPVNTWGKSSIHVPLKSRSSGELVKVLAAENGTTIMANGQSKGTLDAGEWMAMDVGPDEVVSIRGSKDISVTAFSKSRNCNDQQDPLYALGDPFMVTLNPSERLLEDVTFTSMDIVQIQFHYVNIVVKQAGINGMRLDGEDISAAFQPVPGNTDYAYARMEVEGGVHRLNNPGGFIAYAYGFGDLESYGYAVGANLENLDFSTDTYYDNFEVIGENVTCLDQPFTWKIVPENPVFDYFNWYIEGAEEAKFGAEIQHEFKEPGTYQVTVYASDGPTTCDHIEEIHFDVSVVATHAKILGDDFVCEGMGPITYEAVEMKNIDHFEWEVTGGELLSTEGNKATVLWDVSSDMATVSLLPYTEQGCPGAPISKAITLWDPATPAAPDGPEEVCADPETSHLYQVIAPEEELGYRWFVEGGVLVTANDQERVEVRWNALETEKRIWYEVYQKAAPQCMEASEVLQVRVNDPITATPAIQDVACHGGNSGEIRLEVSGGKSPYTYQWSHDGSLNSPLAKDLDTGAYDVSITDALGCQVHYTDLQVEQPAPLTASVMSNPGTSCYGMADAEVVLNVSGGTGPYRIDHEAEVNGNEMRVKTLAAGSHAFIVFDANDCQVDLEVEVSQPRPLEARIEVLTRSCPGESGGALMAIPTGGTSPYQFTWDYGSSTQATLEAIPKGEYSVTVQDNHGCLAFARERIQELPPEVRMPTGFNPQGGGVNSIYQPVSSCPIEFTLRIYNRWGELIYSGSQGWDGTFKGDLASNDSYTYFLEYRYRMDGEYISSQKRGVFTIVN; this is translated from the coding sequence ATGAAGCCAAGAATTTCCCTTTATTGCTTTTTTATTTGGTGCATGTACATGCTGCCCGTCCTTCCGGTACATGGCCAGCTGACTACGGTGGGGAAGGAGTTTTGGGTCGGGTTTATGGACAACAATACAGATGGAAGAAATGGGAAAGCGGTGATTGTTATTTCTGCAAATGAACCTGCAAAAGGCACCATAGACCTCAGTGGGATTGCTGCAGGGATGGTATATTCCTTTGATTTGGCGAAAGGGGAAAGCTATACCATGCGGGTTCCTGAATATGACCTTGATTTGCTGCATAGAAATTCCGGAATCAAAGAGAATAAAGGCATTTTTATTACCTCAACCGGAAAAGTTTCTGTTTTTGCCTTTAACGAGCGCTTTAAAAGTGCTGATGGAACAGTTGTATTGCCCAAACGAACGCTTGGGAAGGATTATCTCGTCACCTCGCATTACGAAATCACGCCCAATACTACTCCCGGAGCGGAAATGAATGTGAATGATGAGAGTACCTTACTGGTGGTGGGAGTGGAAGATCACACTACGGTGGAAATCACTCCTTCTGTCAATACCATCGATGGGAAGCAGGCGGATGTGCCTTTTACGGTGCTCCTTCAGGCCGGCGAAAGCTATCAACTAAAAGCCAAAGGAGACTTGACGGGTAGCCGGGTAAGGGTGCGCGATGACCAATCGTCTGACTGTAAAAACATTGCGGTGTTTGGGGGGAATAAATGGTCCGGCGTCGGGGAATGCGGATCGGCACCGGATCACTTGTTTCAGCAAATGTATCCCGTAAATACCTGGGGGAAATCTTCCATCCATGTTCCGTTAAAATCCCGCTCTTCAGGTGAATTGGTAAAGGTGTTGGCAGCAGAAAATGGTACCACTATCATGGCGAACGGCCAAAGTAAGGGAACGCTTGATGCAGGTGAATGGATGGCCATGGACGTAGGTCCTGATGAGGTGGTTTCCATCCGCGGATCAAAAGACATTTCTGTTACCGCCTTTTCCAAAAGTAGAAATTGTAATGATCAACAGGATCCCCTTTATGCTTTGGGTGACCCGTTTATGGTGACCTTAAACCCCTCTGAAAGATTGTTGGAAGATGTGACCTTCACATCGATGGATATCGTACAAATCCAATTTCACTACGTCAATATTGTCGTCAAACAGGCAGGAATCAATGGGATGCGATTGGATGGGGAGGATATATCGGCAGCTTTTCAGCCTGTTCCCGGCAACACCGATTATGCCTATGCCAGGATGGAGGTGGAAGGTGGTGTTCACCGATTGAATAATCCGGGAGGTTTTATTGCGTATGCCTATGGTTTTGGTGACCTGGAATCCTATGGATATGCGGTAGGGGCCAATTTGGAAAACCTGGATTTTTCTACGGATACGTATTATGATAATTTTGAGGTGATAGGAGAAAATGTGACGTGTCTCGATCAACCCTTTACATGGAAGATCGTTCCTGAAAACCCTGTTTTTGATTACTTTAATTGGTATATCGAAGGGGCGGAAGAGGCCAAATTCGGAGCGGAGATACAGCACGAATTTAAGGAACCGGGAACCTATCAAGTGACCGTTTATGCTTCGGATGGCCCGACCACTTGTGACCACATTGAAGAAATTCATTTTGACGTTTCGGTCGTGGCTACCCATGCCAAAATTTTGGGAGATGATTTTGTATGTGAGGGGATGGGGCCGATCACTTACGAGGCTGTTGAAATGAAGAATATTGACCATTTTGAATGGGAGGTAACGGGTGGGGAGCTGCTTTCTACGGAAGGGAATAAGGCCACCGTTTTATGGGATGTTAGCTCGGATATGGCGACGGTTTCGCTTTTGCCCTACACGGAGCAAGGTTGTCCTGGCGCGCCGATCTCCAAGGCCATAACCCTTTGGGATCCTGCGACGCCAGCGGCACCAGATGGGCCGGAGGAAGTATGTGCGGATCCCGAAACTTCACATCTGTATCAAGTAATAGCTCCGGAGGAGGAGCTTGGGTACCGTTGGTTTGTAGAGGGCGGAGTGTTGGTTACGGCCAATGATCAAGAAAGGGTAGAAGTCAGGTGGAATGCCTTGGAAACAGAAAAAAGGATTTGGTATGAGGTGTATCAAAAAGCTGCTCCGCAATGTATGGAGGCTTCTGAGGTATTGCAGGTTCGGGTAAACGATCCCATTACCGCGACACCTGCTATCCAGGATGTTGCCTGCCATGGAGGGAATTCTGGTGAAATACGCTTGGAAGTTTCAGGGGGAAAAAGTCCTTATACTTACCAATGGAGCCATGATGGTTCATTGAACAGTCCATTGGCAAAGGACTTGGACACCGGGGCCTATGATGTAAGCATTACCGATGCGTTGGGTTGTCAAGTTCATTATACCGATTTGCAGGTGGAGCAGCCTGCTCCTTTAACAGCATCCGTTATGTCAAATCCAGGAACAAGCTGTTATGGCATGGCAGATGCTGAAGTGGTCTTAAATGTTAGTGGCGGTACGGGACCGTACCGCATTGATCATGAAGCTGAGGTAAATGGAAATGAAATGCGGGTAAAGACCTTGGCAGCGGGAAGCCATGCTTTTATCGTTTTCGATGCCAATGATTGCCAAGTCGATTTGGAAGTAGAGGTGTCACAGCCAAGGCCATTGGAAGCGAGGATTGAGGTGCTGACCAGGAGTTGTCCCGGGGAATCAGGAGGGGCATTGATGGCCATTCCTACTGGCGGAACCAGCCCTTATCAGTTTACTTGGGATTATGGAAGCAGTACCCAGGCAACACTCGAAGCTATTCCCAAGGGGGAGTACAGCGTGACCGTTCAGGACAATCATGGATGCTTAGCTTTTGCGCGTGAAAGAATACAGGAGTTACCCCCCGAAGTGAGGATGCCTACAGGCTTTAATCCCCAAGGAGGAGGTGTCAATAGCATATATCAACCCGTGTCAAGCTGTCCGATTGAATTTACCTTAAGGATCTACAACCGCTGGGGGGAGTTGATTTATTCCGGATCCCAGGGATGGGATGGGACTTTTAAAGGAGATTTGGCCTCAAACGATTCCTACACTTACTTTTTGGAATACCGCTATCGTATGGACGGGGAATACATTTCCAGTCAAAAGAGAGGCGTATTCACGATAGTCAACTGA
- a CDS encoding acetyl-CoA carboxylase carboxyltransferase subunit alpha, whose protein sequence is MVLEFEKPIADLELKLQEMKELAKGKQIDLSADIESLEEKIQTLKKETFQNLTRWQRVQLSRHADRPYSLDYIYEITNDFVELHGDRTVKDDKAMIGGLGDVDGRSVMFIGQQKGRNTKQRQERNFGMANPEGYRKALRLMKMAEKFGKPVVTLIDTPGAFPGLEAEERGQGEAIARNIRDMFMLKVPVICIIIGEGASGGALGIAIGDRVMMLENSWYSVISPENCSTILWRSWDYKEQAAEALKLTASDMLGNKLVDDIIPEPLGGAHKDMKGMAVNLKAAIKKALDELDKIKPEKRIEDRINKFSAMGVVKE, encoded by the coding sequence ATGGTCTTAGAATTTGAAAAGCCGATTGCTGATTTAGAGCTTAAACTTCAAGAAATGAAGGAATTGGCTAAAGGCAAGCAAATCGATTTGTCAGCCGATATTGAGTCTTTGGAGGAAAAAATACAAACTTTGAAAAAAGAAACATTCCAAAATTTAACCAGATGGCAGCGCGTTCAGCTGTCCAGGCACGCTGATCGGCCTTATTCCCTAGATTACATATATGAAATCACCAATGATTTCGTGGAACTTCACGGCGACCGTACGGTGAAAGACGACAAAGCCATGATCGGTGGCCTTGGAGATGTTGATGGCAGGTCGGTGATGTTTATTGGACAGCAAAAAGGTAGGAATACCAAACAGCGTCAAGAGCGTAACTTCGGTATGGCCAACCCTGAAGGGTACCGTAAAGCACTCCGTCTGATGAAGATGGCCGAGAAATTCGGCAAACCCGTGGTGACCTTAATCGATACACCCGGTGCATTTCCCGGATTGGAAGCGGAAGAAAGAGGACAAGGGGAGGCGATTGCCCGTAATATCCGGGACATGTTTATGCTGAAAGTCCCCGTGATCTGTATTATTATCGGTGAAGGTGCTTCCGGTGGCGCGTTGGGGATAGCGATTGGAGACCGGGTGATGATGTTGGAAAACTCATGGTATTCAGTGATTTCCCCAGAAAACTGCTCAACCATTCTATGGAGAAGTTGGGATTATAAAGAACAAGCAGCAGAGGCCTTGAAACTGACAGCTTCTGATATGCTGGGCAATAAGTTGGTGGATGATATCATCCCTGAGCCACTTGGAGGAGCCCATAAAGACATGAAAGGCATGGCAGTAAACCTTAAGGCTGCCATTAAAAAGGCCTTGGATGAATTGGATAAAATAAAACCGGAGAAGCGAATTGAGGATCGCATCAATAAGTTCTCTGCGATGGGCGTAGTAAAGGAATAG
- a CDS encoding MBL fold metallo-hydrolase: MKLHVIDTGFFKLDGGAMFGVVPKTLWERTNPADENNMCTWAMRCLLVEEGDRLVLIDNGIGRKQSEKFFSHYYLHGDASLEGSIKKAGFSLDDVTDNFLTHLHFDHCGGGVHYKTEGGTPEMTFKNAQYWSNEDHWKWATVPNAREKASFLKENILPMQESGQLNFLDLEKGELFSGFSFFTADGHTDKQMIPRLQYKGKTIIFVADLLPSVGHIPLPYVMGYDTRPLVTLKEKESFLEEAARNEYILFLEHDPVHECCTVKMTEKGVRLDQTFSLSEL, encoded by the coding sequence ATGAAACTTCACGTGATCGATACGGGCTTTTTTAAGTTGGATGGAGGAGCCATGTTTGGGGTGGTGCCCAAAACCTTGTGGGAACGTACCAATCCGGCTGACGAGAACAATATGTGTACTTGGGCGATGCGTTGCTTACTGGTGGAGGAAGGGGATCGACTGGTGTTGATTGATAACGGGATAGGCCGTAAACAAAGTGAGAAGTTCTTTTCCCATTACTATTTACATGGAGACGCCAGCCTTGAAGGATCCATAAAAAAGGCAGGTTTTTCATTGGACGATGTAACGGACAATTTTTTGACCCACCTTCATTTTGATCACTGTGGAGGCGGGGTGCACTACAAGACGGAGGGGGGGACGCCCGAAATGACGTTTAAAAATGCCCAATACTGGAGTAATGAAGATCATTGGAAGTGGGCGACTGTCCCTAACGCCCGTGAAAAGGCTTCTTTTCTGAAGGAGAATATCTTGCCTATGCAGGAGAGTGGTCAGTTGAACTTTTTGGATTTGGAGAAGGGAGAGCTGTTTTCGGGTTTCAGCTTTTTTACGGCCGATGGTCATACGGATAAACAGATGATTCCCCGGCTCCAATACAAGGGAAAAACCATTATCTTTGTGGCAGACTTACTGCCTTCGGTAGGGCATATACCGCTTCCTTATGTCATGGGCTACGACACCAGGCCGTTGGTGACCTTGAAGGAAAAGGAATCCTTTTTGGAGGAGGCTGCAAGAAATGAATATATTCTTTTTTTGGAGCATGACCCGGTACATGAATGCTGTACGGTAAAAATGACCGAAAAGGGAGTGAGGTTGGACCAAACGTTTTCATTGAGTGAACTTTAA
- the ilvA gene encoding threonine ammonia-lyase IlvA, translating to MNQVSFQGIIEASEALQEVLHPTPLQFNEQLSEEYGCRVYLKREDLQAVRSYKIRGAYHKISSLSEEEKSRGVVCASAGNHAQGVAFACKKLGIKGTIFIPSTTSAQKINRMKLFGKEMVEIVLSGDTYDDAYQTAAEYCEERGAVFVHPFDDPKVIEGQGTIAKEILDDAEFPVDYLFLPIGGGGMAAGVSTYFEQSSPETKLIGTEPKGAPSMLTSIQNLKNTVLDEIDGFVDGAAVKKVGNITFEICRKSLDEMLLVPEGRICTTILNLYNNEGIVVEPAGAMTLAALSLYDKEKLKGKNVVCVVSGGNNDIMRTAEIKERSLLYEGLKHYFMVQFPQRPGALKDFVSKILGPDDDIAYFQFTKKNNRENGPAVVGIELKDPQNLPGIFDRLKENRFKYNYLNENLDLLTLLM from the coding sequence ATGAATCAGGTCTCCTTTCAAGGTATTATAGAAGCCAGTGAAGCACTCCAAGAAGTCCTCCATCCTACTCCGCTCCAATTCAACGAGCAATTAAGTGAGGAATACGGATGCCGAGTTTACCTCAAAAGGGAAGACCTCCAGGCGGTAAGGTCCTACAAGATCCGGGGAGCTTATCATAAAATAAGTTCCTTATCGGAAGAAGAGAAAAGCCGTGGGGTCGTCTGTGCCAGCGCAGGGAACCACGCCCAAGGGGTTGCTTTTGCCTGCAAAAAGCTAGGCATCAAAGGCACGATTTTCATTCCGTCCACAACTTCTGCCCAGAAAATCAACAGAATGAAATTGTTTGGTAAGGAAATGGTGGAAATCGTCCTTTCAGGAGACACGTATGACGATGCTTACCAAACGGCCGCTGAATACTGCGAAGAAAGAGGAGCGGTTTTCGTACACCCCTTTGACGACCCCAAAGTCATCGAAGGGCAAGGCACCATTGCCAAGGAAATCTTGGACGATGCTGAATTCCCAGTGGATTATTTATTCCTTCCCATTGGCGGGGGAGGCATGGCTGCCGGTGTCAGTACTTATTTCGAACAATCCAGTCCCGAGACCAAGCTGATCGGCACAGAGCCCAAAGGGGCACCTTCCATGCTGACATCCATCCAAAACCTAAAGAACACGGTTTTGGACGAAATAGATGGGTTTGTGGATGGTGCAGCCGTGAAAAAAGTTGGCAACATCACCTTTGAGATCTGCCGGAAGAGCTTGGACGAAATGCTCTTGGTGCCTGAAGGCCGCATCTGCACCACCATTCTCAACCTTTACAATAATGAAGGGATTGTGGTGGAGCCTGCCGGTGCCATGACCTTGGCTGCCCTTTCACTTTACGACAAGGAAAAACTCAAAGGAAAGAACGTAGTCTGTGTGGTGAGCGGTGGCAATAACGACATCATGCGAACAGCAGAGATCAAAGAACGCTCATTGCTCTACGAAGGGCTCAAACATTATTTCATGGTTCAGTTTCCCCAGCGCCCTGGAGCACTGAAAGACTTCGTCTCCAAAATCCTTGGGCCAGATGATGACATCGCTTATTTTCAGTTCACCAAAAAGAACAACAGGGAAAACGGCCCTGCAGTAGTAGGCATCGAGCTCAAGGATCCTCAAAACCTGCCCGGGATTTTTGATCGCCTGAAGGAAAATCGCTTTAAATATAATTACCTCAATGAAAACCTGGACCTACTGACCCTCCTTATGTAA
- a CDS encoding DUF502 domain-containing protein, with protein MKLVMDFINKTLKGGLFFVIPLILTFMLMGKVIRIIHPLALKISQSLHEDQDKILDFSYMMAIILLILICFILGLVASSSVGTSFVTWIENNILTMFPAYRLMKSTFQSAAGIRENKDLPVVLVPMDGLVLGFLVDELPEGDKLVFVPGSPDPWSGNLIIYKNSQVTPTSMTQPEALRILKQTGIGETDKFIKAIYQNKVK; from the coding sequence ATGAAGCTAGTGATGGATTTTATCAATAAAACATTGAAAGGCGGATTGTTTTTTGTCATTCCGTTGATATTGACTTTCATGCTAATGGGGAAAGTCATTCGCATCATTCATCCATTGGCCTTGAAGATTTCACAATCACTACATGAAGACCAAGATAAGATTTTGGACTTCAGCTATATGATGGCCATTATATTGTTGATTCTGATTTGTTTTATATTAGGGCTAGTTGCTTCATCTTCTGTGGGGACGTCTTTTGTTACTTGGATAGAGAATAATATTCTGACGATGTTCCCCGCATATCGATTAATGAAAAGCACGTTCCAATCAGCAGCAGGCATACGTGAAAACAAAGATTTGCCAGTGGTGTTAGTTCCGATGGATGGTTTGGTGCTGGGGTTTCTGGTGGATGAGCTTCCCGAGGGGGATAAGTTGGTGTTTGTGCCAGGTTCACCGGATCCGTGGTCTGGAAATTTGATCATTTATAAAAATTCCCAAGTGACCCCTACTAGCATGACACAACCCGAAGCGTTAAGAATCCTTAAACAAACGGGTATTGGTGAAACAGACAAGTTCATTAAGGCTATTTACCAGAATAAAGTAAAATAA
- a CDS encoding Bcr/CflA family multidrug efflux MFS transporter, producing MSKKQYFVVILILGALSTISPFSIDMYLPGFPSIAKNLGTSIANVQLSLTSYLVGIAIGQLFYGPLLDRFGRKKPLYIGLLIYVLASMACAWSNSVENLILMRFVQAIGGCAGMVAAQAMVRDIFPVNKTAQAMALLMLVIAVSPMIAPTVGGFVTAHYDWHTVFMILAGITLVILMASYFFLPDGAKPDHEVSLKPKQVVKKYVEVTKNRQFLVYMLIGGVAGAAPFAYISGSADVFMNIYGVTEQQYGWIFALLAFSMIGSTQLNHILLKKFTSEQIIKVALTYQTIIGFAMILGVWNGWLNVYTLIGMMFIFLTGHGLCNPNAAALTLAPFSRNAGSAAAMMGSMRMAMGGVVSGAVSIFHNGTASPMVIMMTFCAVGGLLTLVIDTNQKKVEKKRKALEDEKHHSMAV from the coding sequence ATGAGCAAAAAGCAATATTTTGTAGTTATTTTAATTTTGGGGGCCTTGAGTACCATCAGCCCTTTTTCCATTGACATGTACCTTCCTGGGTTTCCTTCCATTGCGAAAAACCTCGGAACTAGCATTGCCAATGTCCAGCTTTCGCTTACCAGTTATTTGGTAGGAATAGCCATTGGTCAGCTTTTTTATGGCCCTTTATTGGATCGATTTGGCAGGAAAAAGCCCTTGTATATTGGATTATTGATCTATGTCCTGGCTTCCATGGCCTGTGCCTGGAGCAATAGTGTGGAAAACCTGATCTTGATGCGTTTTGTTCAAGCCATTGGGGGCTGTGCCGGCATGGTGGCTGCCCAAGCAATGGTGAGGGATATTTTCCCGGTAAACAAGACCGCACAAGCGATGGCGCTACTGATGCTTGTGATCGCAGTTTCTCCTATGATTGCGCCTACTGTGGGCGGTTTTGTCACTGCCCATTATGACTGGCACACCGTTTTCATGATCTTGGCCGGCATCACACTGGTGATTTTGATGGCTTCTTATTTCTTCTTGCCTGACGGCGCAAAGCCAGACCATGAAGTTTCCCTGAAGCCCAAGCAAGTCGTAAAAAAATACGTGGAAGTCACCAAAAACCGCCAATTCCTGGTTTATATGCTGATCGGTGGTGTGGCCGGTGCCGCTCCATTTGCCTATATCTCTGGTTCTGCTGATGTTTTCATGAACATCTATGGGGTCACTGAGCAGCAATACGGATGGATATTTGCCCTGTTGGCCTTTTCCATGATCGGCTCCACACAGCTAAACCACATTTTGCTTAAGAAATTCACCAGTGAGCAGATCATCAAGGTCGCCCTGACTTACCAGACGATCATTGGTTTTGCCATGATCTTGGGCGTTTGGAATGGATGGTTAAATGTATACACCCTGATCGGAATGATGTTTATTTTCCTTACCGGCCACGGGTTGTGTAACCCCAATGCGGCTGCCCTGACATTGGCACCATTTAGCAGAAATGCTGGAAGTGCTGCCGCCATGATGGGCAGTATGCGGATGGCCATGGGCGGTGTGGTATCAGGAGCGGTCAGTATTTTCCACAATGGCACAGCCAGTCCGATGGTCATCATGATGACCTTTTGTGCTGTCGGTGGCTTACTGACATTGGTCATTGACACAAACCAAAAAAAAGTCGAAAAAAAACGCAAAGCCTTGGAAGATGAAAAACATCACTCCATGGCGGTTTAA